Within Pseudomonas cichorii, the genomic segment AGTATTCATTGAAGTCACCCGCAATACGCCGACGCTGGTGCAACTGTATTGCGCCTTTCTGGTGTTGAACATGCTGTTGACCCAGGCCGTCGGTGCAGCCAATCCGCTGACACCTTTCGCCTGGGTGGTGATCGTGATTTCTCTGCACAAGGGGGCTTTCCATGCTGAAGCCTTGCGGGCCGGTATCGAAGCGGTTCCTTCCGTGACCCTGGAAGCCGCCAGCTCTCTGGCTTTCAACAGTCGCCAGTTGCTGTGGAACGTGCAGTTGCCACTGGCTGTGCGTTTTGCCTTGCCATCGCTGATCAATAACCTGATCGATCTGGTGAAGATGACTGCCGTGGCTTCGGCCATCGCGGTGGGGGACATCACCTATGCGGCGATCATGATCTGGACCCAGAGCGATAACGTGCTGGAACTGATGATCCTGATCCTGAGCTTTTTCGGCTTGCTCAGCTTTATCGTCAACTGTGCAGGGCGCGCCCTGGAATCACGCCTGAGGATGCCCGGCTATGGCCATTGATTCATCGGTTGCCACGCCTGTCGCGTGGCCGCGTCGCCATTTACTGGCGCTGACACTGGTTGTTCTGGCGGTTGCCTGGCTGATTTTCGGTGCGCCGAACAGCCCGGTGTTCCTGGCATTGATGCAGTGGTCGCCTGCTTTGGCAGTGGGTTTTGGCCAGAACATCCTGATCAGTCTGGTTGCCATCGGTCTGGGGACGGTGTTCGGGCTGCTGGTCGGCGCTCTGGGAATGTCGCCTTTCAGGCTGCTGCGCCTGCCTGCGCGAATCTGGATACAGATCTTTCGCAATGCGCCCTGGCTGGTGCTGATCTATTTCACCACTTATGTGTTCCCGTTCGAGATCAAGATCGGCAGCACCTATATCTCGTTTCCCGACTGGGTGAAGGTCACCATCGGCCTGGCTTTGCCGGCCAGTGCCAATGTCGCGGAAATCTTCAGGGGAGCCGTGGCGTCGATCCCCAGCACCCAATGGGAAGCCGCACGTTCGCTGGCGTTCACCCGTGGGCAGATATTCACCTCGATCATCCTGCCGCAGTGCTTCAAACGCATGCTGCCGCCGTGGATGAACCTCTACGCGGTTATCACCATGGGCACGGCACTGGCTTCGCTGGTGGGTGTGCATGACGTGATCGACACCGCGCAGATTGCCAGCAACACCGTCAATCAGACCGGTTTCACCGTGATCATTTATTGCAGCCTGCTGGTGCTGTTCTTTGCCTATTGCTACCCGATTTCCCGTCTGACCCAACGCCTGGAGCGACGTTATGCCTTCTATTGATTCTGGCGCCGAGCCTCTGGTCAGTCTGCGCGACCTGCACCTGTCATTTGGCAGCAACCTGGTGCTCAAGGGCATCGATCTGGATGTGCAGCGCGGTCAGGCAGTGTCGATCATCGGCCCGTCCGGTTCGGGCAAGTCAACCATCCTGCGCTGCATCACCGGGCTGTTGCAGACCCAGCGCGGCACCATCCGCGTGGGCAATACCGACGTTCATGCCCTGACCCGCGAAGCGGAGCGTATCGAACTGCGCAAACGCGTGGGTTTTGTGT encodes:
- a CDS encoding amino acid ABC transporter permease, which codes for MSHLLESFVQWTAGFGLNYAFLLDAYQRGTMVDGALTTLLLCLLTIVGSLLVGVALAAMLTSGKPWLRSPARVFIEVTRNTPTLVQLYCAFLVLNMLLTQAVGAANPLTPFAWVVIVISLHKGAFHAEALRAGIEAVPSVTLEAASSLAFNSRQLLWNVQLPLAVRFALPSLINNLIDLVKMTAVASAIAVGDITYAAIMIWTQSDNVLELMILILSFFGLLSFIVNCAGRALESRLRMPGYGH
- a CDS encoding amino acid ABC transporter permease; the protein is MAIDSSVATPVAWPRRHLLALTLVVLAVAWLIFGAPNSPVFLALMQWSPALAVGFGQNILISLVAIGLGTVFGLLVGALGMSPFRLLRLPARIWIQIFRNAPWLVLIYFTTYVFPFEIKIGSTYISFPDWVKVTIGLALPASANVAEIFRGAVASIPSTQWEAARSLAFTRGQIFTSIILPQCFKRMLPPWMNLYAVITMGTALASLVGVHDVIDTAQIASNTVNQTGFTVIIYCSLLVLFFAYCYPISRLTQRLERRYAFY